AAAATCAATTACATCCAATGATTTTTCAACATGAAGCTCTCTCATGTTACCGTCAAGTCCAACTCGATTCCAATCATAAACTCTATATGTAGTATCTGAATTCTGTTGTATTTCAGCTAATAAAATACCATCTTCTATCGCATGAACAAACCCAGCTGGTATATTGATAACATCTCCAGCTTCTACCTCTACTTCATTAAGAACCTGTTCAAGATTTCCCTCTTCAAGAGCTTTTGTAAAATCTTCTTTTGATACATTATCCTTTAACCCTGCTATCAATTTTGCACCTGGTTGTGCATCTAAGATATACCATGCTTCACTTTTACCTAACTCACCATTTTCGTATTTCATTGCATATTCATCTTCTGGATGCACCTGAACCGATAATTTATCTTTTGCATCAATGAATTTTATTAATAACGGAAATTTGTCATCACTACTTATTTTATAACCAACCAATTCTTTTGAGTAATTATCTAAAACCTCTTTTAGAGTCTTACCTTTTAATTCTCCATTTCTAACTACCGAATCTCCATTATCATGGCATGCAACTTCCCAACTCTCTCCTGTATGTTCAAAGGGAATTGATTTGTTCAATTTATCTTTTAATAATGTTCCTCCCCAAACTCTTTCTTTAAAATCTGGTTCAAAAAATATTGGATATAACATAGTCTTCTCCTCTCATAACTTATACTGTTTTCATCTGTCGATTAGATTATATCAAAGCTTATATTTTTTGTATAGCTGTAAAAATATTATATTTCATTAATATACTTATCATAAAAACTTTTCCATCTCACATTACCATCAAGATTAGTATACTCTATTTCATATTCAGCATGGTCACCTAACACATGTATTACCTCCACACTTATACCTAAAGCACTCTCACTTATATAAAAATTATTGGATGCTAATTTGTTTTTGAGTTCCTCCGTAGATAAATCTTCTAAAAACCCAATTTGTTCACTTCTTACCGCACTAAAGTTATCGCCTTTGAATTTGTCCAAAAAAGTCTCATCTACATCAACGACATCTGACAATTTCAATATAGTCTGATTCTGGGTATCTATATTACTAGTATAAAAGATATTATTTGGATAAACCGCTTTCTTCACATTACCTAGCCCCGAATATTTTATACTCATTATCTTTTCATTACAAAATGAAATTTCATAATCAATCTCAAGACCGGATAAATCATTGATATCATACTGATTCATGATTTTTAATGCTTCATCTTCAATTAACTTATTCAACGTTTTTATTTCTTCTTTATCATTCTTATTTTCAAACTGAGGATAATTTATACTTACTTTACCCTCTGAATATGTATCTTTAACAATATTCATTTTACTGGCTGAACAGGAAACAAGCATAAGTACTGCAACAATAATCACTAATATTTTTTTCAACAATAGGATTCCTTCTTTCTTCTTATATTATATCGGTATTTTCTACATCATCTTCATTCATATTAATTTTAATCTTTTAGATATTCTATATTATAATGAAAGAAAAATCAATGTATCAAAATATAGAAGATAGTAATTATGTGCGTTATTATTGGAGTACGGAAGTCTGTTGTCTGGTTTCCGTAAATGCAGGCTCTCTAATATTTCCTTATGGCTACTACCATCTGTAAGGTCTTATAGGTGATGCTATTCCTTTCCGCTAAACGTCCTGTTTAGAGGAAAGGCGCTTAGCCGTCCTTGGCACAATGTCATTAAGTTAAGCCTTTGACAGATATAAAAATTCATCTATTGATGCTTTCATGGTTGCCAATAGATGAGTTTTACTTTTACCTCTTGTTAAGATTTTATTTTTGGCATTATTAATAAACAGAGATATCTCTGCTTTAGAAAATACATTTGAGTATTTTGTTTCCTTATGCTATTCTATATAAGAAGCTAACTACAGTAGCCTGCTTTTTGACTTTTCGAGGGTCTTTTCTACCAGGTCTAACTGGCAAAATATTTTTTGCAATTAGTGCTTCAATATCGGGGGGCTCATGCCCCTTATATTTAATGAAATGTCTACAAATTGCTATCGCAATAGTATAATTCACTTGATACATATGTTTAGTAGTACCTTTGGTCTTCTTTATAACAGTGTTTAATGTAATTAGTTCACAAAAATTATACATTATAAGTCTAGCATATATTTCTTGTACTATAAATTCCACTTTTTTGGAGTGAAGATTAATAAGACCGATAGTGTATTTCAACTCTCTAAAAGCAGTCTCTATTCCCCATCTCATATGATATATCTCTTTTAATTTTTCAATTGGAAAGTCATTCCTATTTAGATTAGTAATTAATATCTCATAGGTATCTTCTGAAATAGGAAATCTTACAATTCTAAACTCTATAGGATATGTATCTTTTGAATTTACTGGTAGAAAATCGAATCGATTTCCTTTTCTAATACACTTATATTTGTCTGGATTGGTCCTGATTTCTTTAGTATGTCTTCTTGTGACTAATATACGATAATCAACATCAAAGCAATCTTCATGTGGAAGCTTCAGGCTGGATGTTATTCCATTGCCAGTTATATCTTTTACTCTAAATAGACAGTTCAAGTTCTTCTGTTTTATATACTCAAAAACATGATAACCCTCATATCCTCTGTCAGCGATGATAATAGTATTGTCAGATATGTCTTCCATACGATCAATCATCTGTAGCAATGCCTTTCTTTCATTTTGTCTTCGTCCAGGATAAATCTCAACGTCAACAAAAATTTTATTACAAATATCATAAAGAGCATTAATCTGTAAGTGATTAAAACCTTTCGCATTAGCCCGATTTGGAAAATGAGTTTCAGTGTCATCAGGATTATAGAAAATACTTAAGTTAGAACCATCAACGGCAAGAAGTCTATATCCATTAAAAGTTCTAGAAAAGTTCATAGCCTTTTTAGTAAAATCATGGAAAAGATAATTGAAAGCATCAGGTAAAATCTTATGGCGTTGTTGTACAAATGCAGAAGCAGTAGGTGTATTAATACCAAAGGAAAAATAATTCATAATTTCAAGCTTCAAATTTTGACCACCCATAGTTAGAAGAATTTCTACCATTGTCCTAAAATCAAGTTTTCTAATACGAGTAAAATCTTTCTCAGGATTTTGAAGAAATAAAGATGAAATAGTATCAAGTTCAGAGATACTGTCATATAGATGATTTTTAATTGTATTAGCATAAGTATTATTCATAGCTAAACCTCCTTTAAATAATTCATTTAAGAGGCTTCGCCACAAATTTTCGGGTAAATGTCAAGCATTTTTTAAAAGATTAATATAAAATCGTATAAAAAAAGAGCTCTGCATTATTAATATACAGAAACTCTATTTTCTTAACTTAATGACATTGGTCCTTGGCACGCTTACCGCATCACCTATAAGACCTTACTTCCATATGATCGTTGAAATATTAGAGAGCCGGCATTTACTACTTCCTTGGCTCATCTTGATTCAATAACAAGACTGATATGTCAATTGCTAAATATAATACAAGAGTAAGATTATTTTTAGTGATTAGATAGCAAAATCCATCAGATTATTTTTAATTATAATCTAAGAGACAAAAGTTAAATTTCTAGCCAAGTGGATGTATAGGTATAGGAAATGAGTGATTTTCTTCCATTATTTAACATGAACGAATTTCCTATACCTATACATTCACGCACGGATTGCACAACACAAATCAACCTATTCATCCCAATAAAAAACATCCACCCAATTATTATCCATATCCAATAATAATATAAGCAGATGCTTCTAACTTCAATAACTAATCTTTATTACGCATTCAACATTACTTTCTCATCATTAAACGTAAGAGTTATCAACCTAACCAATATCAAACTAACAACAAATGATGATATAGCAGTAACCAAAAACTGATTCATCGTCAATTCAAATGATAAAGCCGCTTTTAATGCAGAAACACTTCCATATACAGGAATCGCATAGTGGTAAAGTTCTGTTGCTCCTCCACCAAACATAGTTGAAAACGCAGCAATCATAACAACCATGAATACAGGTGTTACATATGTTCCAGCTTCTTTAACTGTTCTAGCTCTAACAGACAATAGACAAATAAGTCCTACATATATACCAACAAGAGTAATCATTATTATCAATAACTGTATCAACTGGAATGTTGAAAATTGTAAAGCTCCAAGATTCATGTCCGCCCCACCAGTCAACATCTTTGATGAAAACGGCATTGAAGCTATTATGGCAGCAAATGACACTATGGCACTTACAATAGCCACTATCCCTAGACCAATTACCTTTCCAAGAGCTATTGTCTCCCTCTTAACAGGTGTCAACAACAATGTAGCCATTGTTCCTCTTTCTTTTTCCCCTGCAATAGTATCCATACCAATCCCCATTGCTCCAGAGAACAAAATTATAGCTATAAGCATAGGCAATATCATAGAAATTCCTTGACCAGATGCTTTTTTCTCGTCAACAACGATTGATTCATCAGAATTTCTATCAACATCAAATGCAACAACATTGTTAATATCCCCAAATCTATCTGTCAAAATCTGAGTTTCATATTTATTCAAAGCAATTTCAATAAATCTTTTCCTTGATTCCCGTGAATATTCTTCAGATGGATTATAAAATGTTTTGACTTCTGGTGGTATTTCTAGGTTTTTATAATTATTGACCTTATCTAAAAACCCATCCTCGAATTTAACCATCATGTCAACTTCTCCATTTTTGATTTGTTCCTTTATTGATGTAGTATCCTCGGTCATATCTATATAAGTAATACTCATATTCAGCTTTTTTTCATCTACAACTTTTTGAAACTGTACTGGAGCATTTTGAATATATACTGTAGATGTATGTTCTTCTATATCATCCATCATATTAGAAAGCATACTTCCCATTATTGTATAAACAATAAAGATACTAAGAGCTGGTAAAATGAATGCTGAAAAAACTAATCTACGATCAGTAAAAACTCTTTTTAATTCTTTTTTCAATATATCTCTTAACATAATATTAACGTCCTTTCCCTACATATTTAATTATAATACATTAGTCCTCTAGCCATGATTAACTGCTTTTTTATATAATTCAAAGAAGGCATCTTCAAGATTTTCGGTTTTTGTTTCATTCAAAACATTTTGTATGGTACCATCAATAACTTTTTTTCCATTTATGATAATGGCTACTCTATCACACAGCTTGCTGGCTACTGTCATGATATGTGTTGAAATGATAACTAGTTTTCCTCTTTCTTTTAGAGTTACTAGATACTCTTCAACTGCTCTTGCTGTAATTATATCCAATCCATTAGTTGGTTCATCAAATATAACGATGTCCGGGTCATGTACTACACTGACAGCTATTGAAAGCTTTTGTTTCATACCTGTTGACAATTC
The window above is part of the Vallitalea guaymasensis genome. Proteins encoded here:
- a CDS encoding ABC transporter permease; translated protein: MLRDILKKELKRVFTDRRLVFSAFILPALSIFIVYTIMGSMLSNMMDDIEEHTSTVYIQNAPVQFQKVVDEKKLNMSITYIDMTEDTTSIKEQIKNGEVDMMVKFEDGFLDKVNNYKNLEIPPEVKTFYNPSEEYSRESRKRFIEIALNKYETQILTDRFGDINNVVAFDVDRNSDESIVVDEKKASGQGISMILPMLIAIILFSGAMGIGMDTIAGEKERGTMATLLLTPVKRETIALGKVIGLGIVAIVSAIVSFAAIIASMPFSSKMLTGGADMNLGALQFSTFQLIQLLIIMITLVGIYVGLICLLSVRARTVKEAGTYVTPVFMVVMIAAFSTMFGGGATELYHYAIPVYGSVSALKAALSFELTMNQFLVTAISSFVVSLILVRLITLTFNDEKVMLNA
- a CDS encoding IS4 family transposase, with product MNNTYANTIKNHLYDSISELDTISSLFLQNPEKDFTRIRKLDFRTMVEILLTMGGQNLKLEIMNYFSFGINTPTASAFVQQRHKILPDAFNYLFHDFTKKAMNFSRTFNGYRLLAVDGSNLSIFYNPDDTETHFPNRANAKGFNHLQINALYDICNKIFVDVEIYPGRRQNERKALLQMIDRMEDISDNTIIIADRGYEGYHVFEYIKQKNLNCLFRVKDITGNGITSSLKLPHEDCFDVDYRILVTRRHTKEIRTNPDKYKCIRKGNRFDFLPVNSKDTYPIEFRIVRFPISEDTYEILITNLNRNDFPIEKLKEIYHMRWGIETAFRELKYTIGLINLHSKKVEFIVQEIYARLIMYNFCELITLNTVIKKTKGTTKHMYQVNYTIAIAICRHFIKYKGHEPPDIEALIAKNILPVRPGRKDPRKVKKQATVVSFLYRIA
- the manA gene encoding mannose-6-phosphate isomerase, class I; the protein is MLYPIFFEPDFKERVWGGTLLKDKLNKSIPFEHTGESWEVACHDNGDSVVRNGELKGKTLKEVLDNYSKELVGYKISSDDKFPLLIKFIDAKDKLSVQVHPEDEYAMKYENGELGKSEAWYILDAQPGAKLIAGLKDNVSKEDFTKALEEGNLEQVLNEVEVEAGDVINIPAGFVHAIEDGILLAEIQQNSDTTYRVYDWNRVGLDGNMRELHVEKSLDVIDFEGKHSKDVVTGLGIKDDESEIIYYVANKYFSLEKIGLKGKLKERTNNKFYIYMCISGSGKVVYNNIEYDFRVGDSFMIPASLGDYELEGDASLVKTYLPDIEKDVVSRLENAGYSREEIKSRVRIN
- a CDS encoding polysaccharide deacetylase family protein, with translation MLKKILVIIVAVLMLVSCSASKMNIVKDTYSEGKVSINYPQFENKNDKEEIKTLNKLIEDEALKIMNQYDINDLSGLEIDYEISFCNEKIMSIKYSGLGNVKKAVYPNNIFYTSNIDTQNQTILKLSDVVDVDETFLDKFKGDNFSAVRSEQIGFLEDLSTEELKNKLASNNFYISESALGISVEVIHVLGDHAEYEIEYTNLDGNVRWKSFYDKYINEI